A single window of Malus sylvestris chromosome 5, drMalSylv7.2, whole genome shotgun sequence DNA harbors:
- the LOC126622976 gene encoding F-box protein At2g26160-like, protein MALVCPIKRMPPWSVLPHDLIASIAKRLFAFEDFIAFGAVCTSWKSAATKENFTTRRQIPLLMLPEKEKEKESTTTTTTATSTVREFYNLKNGKVFQLNMPDLVRGKLCYSSLGWLMTQSDKDSKLDLLHPLNHSRIELPDAETFKKHHSDLDLSNLKTLFGDFLVRKFVLSSSPSCSSDYTVMIHSWERLAFCRPGIGDQQWNVLMKSEKEDHLYFDITYYKGKFYAVDAYGTILVCEIEDPMQARTRVIVPKLPEELGFPFLCEKEYLVESAGALLLVTRSFIPTFEFRVFEVPLSNGDWSDDARVKSLGNRTLFLGYNSSFSVESSNYGCKANCIYYTNHPPALVRQEEEIDMGIFYMEDGKAEADLREPINSLTPHLWVEPSF, encoded by the coding sequence ATGGCTCTCGTTTGTCCAATAAAACGTATGCCTCCCTGGTCGGTGCTTCCTCACGATCTTATAGCTTCTATCGCCAAGCGCTTGTTTGCCTTCGAAGATTTTATTGCTTTTGGTGCCGTTTGTACATCATGGAAATCAGCTGCGACCAAAGAAAACTTTACTACAAGACGTCAAATTCCATTACTCATGCTTccggagaaggagaaggagaaggagagcaccaccaccaccaccaccgctaCCTCTACGGTGCGTGAGTTCTACAACTTGAAAAACGGTAAGGTATTCCAACTTAATATGCCAGACTTAGTTAGGGGAAAGTTGTGTTATTCTTCTCTAGGATGGCTAATGACTCAATCTGATAAAGACTCGAAACTCGATCTCTTGCATCCTTTAAACCATTCTCGTATCGAGCTTCCAGACGCTGAAACATTTAAGAAACATCACTCGGACTTGGACCTATCTAATTTGAAAACGCTGTTTGGTGATTTCCTCGTAAGGAAATTTGTCTTGTCGTCGAGCCCTTCTTGTTCGTCCGACTACACAGTCATGATACATAGTTGGGAAAGACTGGCATTTTGTAGACCGGGAATTGGCGACCAACAATGGAACGTCCTTATGAAGTCAGAAAAAGAAGATCACTTGTATTTTGATATAACGTACTATAAGGGAAAGTTTTATGCCGTGGACGCTTATGGTACAATCTTGGTATGTGAAATTGAAGATCCCATGCAAGCAAGGACGAGGGTTATTGTTCCAAAGTTGCCGGAAGAACTTGGATTCCCTTTCCTCTGCGAGAAAGAGTACCTTGTGGAATCAGCAGGGGCCTTATTGCTCGTCACGCGTTCTTTTATACCTACCTTTGAGTTTAGGGTTTTCGAGGTGCCATTGAGCAACGGAGATTGGTCCGACGACGCTAGGGTTAAAAGCCTGGGAAATAGAACTCTATTCCTAGGTTATAATTCTTCATTTTCTGTCGAGTCCTCAAACTACGGATGTAAAGCTAATTGCATATATTACACGAATCATCCGCCAGCACTTGTTCGTCAAGAGGAAGAGATAGACATGGGTATTTTTTATATGGAGGACGGAAAGGCCGAGGCTGACCTAAGAGAACCCATCAATTCCCTAACTCCACATTTGTGGGTTGAGCCGAGCTTTTAA
- the LOC126623974 gene encoding rho GDP-dissociation inhibitor 1-like: MSLAVGVVSSSKNMGLDDENTAEVSNKTAKTGGANVDQPSTGLVREPSEGSLYQTEDEDDDDEVKKIELGPQCTLKEQIEKDADDESLRRWKEQLLGSVDVNSVGETLEPDVKIMSLAIKSPGRSDIILPIPENGNPKGLWFTLKEGSRYSLEFTIQVSNNIVSGLKYTNTVWKTAVKVDSTREMLGTFSPQSEPYTHVLPEDTTPSGIFARGSYSARSKFVDDDNKCYLEINYTFDIRKDWQLA; this comes from the exons ATGTCTCTGGCCGTTGGAGTTGTTTCGAGTTCCAAAAACATGGGGCTGGATGATGAAAACACCGCCGAGGTCTCCAACAAGACGGCGAAAACTGGTGGGGCAAatgtggatcaaccatccacagGGTTGGTTAGAGAACCCAGCGAGGGTTCCCTCTATCAGACCGAGGACGAGGACGACGATGACGAAGTAAAGAAGATTGAGTTGGGGCCTCAGTGCACTCTCAAAGAACAAATTGAGAAGGACGcg GACGATGAGAGCTTGAGGAGGTGGAAGGAACAGCTTCTTGGGAGTGTAGATGTTAATTCTGTTGGAG AAACTCTAGAACCAGATGTTAAGATCATGAGCCTTGCAATTAAATCCCCTGGCAGATCTGATATAATTCTTCCGATTCCTGAGAACGGAAATCCCAAAGGGTTGTGGTTTACTTTAAAAGAAGGTAGCCGTTACAGCCTCGAATTCACTATTCAGGTCAGCAATAACATTGTTTCAGGTCTCAAATACACAAACACAGTCTGGAAAACTGCTGTGaaag TTGATAGCACAAGAGAGATGCTTGGAACATTTAGTCCACAGTCAGAACCTTACACACATGTGTTGCCTGAGGACACAACCCCATCTGGCATATTTGCTAGGGGATCTTATTCAGCTCGAAGCAAG TTTGTTGACGATGACAACAAGTGCTACTTGGAAATCAATTACACCTTTGATATCCGAAAAGACTGGCAATTGGCGTAA
- the LOC126623949 gene encoding uncharacterized protein LOC126623949 isoform X2: MSSKREHEGNASVNMEGFESDRKRQKLNEHSLQPPATEGTLLPGFNYGDVDDEDNHRRPPVNGSNGVGGANQKGVQIGGQVEEVEDDDDDDLEQGLYQRRGREIEVRRDCPYLDAVNRQVLDFDFEKFCSLSLSNLNVYACLVCGKYYQGRGRKSHAYTHSLEAGHHVYINLQTEKVYCLPDGYEISDPSLDDIRHVLNPRFTEEQVEQIDKNKQWSRTLDGSDYLPGMVGLNNIKETDFVNVTIQSLMRVTPLRNFFLIPKNYQHCKSPLVHRFGELTRKIWHARNFKGQVSPHEFLQAVMKASKKRFRIGAQSDPVEFMSWLLNTLHADLRTSKKNSSIIFECFQGELEVVKEIPNKGIEKIENVDDQNTGAATANNGIVKETYKMPFLMLGLDLPPPPLFKDVMEKNIIPQVPLFNILKKFDGETITEVVRPRISRMRYRVARLPQYLILHIQRFTKNNFFVEKNPTLVNFPVKNLELKDYIPLSTTNENERLRSKYDLIANIVHDGKPGEGSYRVFVQRKSEEQWYEMQDLHVSETLPQMVALSETYMQIYEQHQ, encoded by the exons ATGAGCTCTAAGAGGGAACATGAAGGTAATGCTAGTGTGAACATGGAAGGGTTTGAATCGGACCGAAAGAGGCAAAAACTAAATGAGCATTCGTTGCAGCCACCTGCCACTGAAGGCACTTTACTTCCGGGTTTTAATTACGGCGATGTGGACGACGAGGACAACCACAGAAGGCCACCTGTGAATGGCTCTAATGGGGTAGGTGGCGCTAATCAAAAGGGTGTACAAATTGGGGGTCAAGTTGAAGAAGTagaggatgatgatgatgatgacctTGAACAAGGACTTTACCAAAGGCGGGGGCGTGAAATCGAGGTCAGGAGGGATTGCCCATATCTTGATGCCGTCAATCGTCAG GttttagattttgattttgagAAGTTCTGTTCTCTGTCCCTGTCAAATTTGAATGTGTATGCATGTTTGGTTTGTGGGAAATATTATCAAGGCAGAGGGAGGAAGTCCCATGCATATACTCATAGCCTTGAAGCCGGACACCATGTTTATATCAATCTTCAAACGGAGAAAGTTTATTGCCTTCCCGATGGATATGAAATAAGTGATCCATCATTGGATGATATTCGGCATGTCCTAAACCCAAG GTTTACTGAGGAACAAGTGGAGCAGATTGACAAAAACAAGCAATGGTCCAGGACACTTGATGGTTCCGATTACCTTCCTGGAATG GTGGGGCTCAATAACATTAAGGAGACTGATTTCGTGAATGTCACTATACAATCTTTAATGAGAGTCACTCCTCTAAGAAATTTTTTCCTTATCCCTAAGAATTATCAACACTGCAAGTCTCCGCTTGTTCATCGATTTGGGGAGCTAACAAGAAAGATATGGCATGCACGAAACTTCAAAGGACAG GTCAGCCCGCACGAGTTCCTACAGGCAGTTATGAAAGCCAGTAAGAAAAGGTTTCGAATTGGGGCACAGTCTGACCCAGTTGAATTCATGTCATGGCTGCTTAATACGCTGCATGCAGATCTTAGAACTTCGAAGAAAAATAGCAGCATCATATTTGAGTGCTTTCAG GGGGAACTGGAGGTTGTGAAGGAGATTCCTAATAAAGGTATtgagaaaatagaaaatgttGATGACCAGAATACAGGTGCTGCTACTGCAAATAACGGTATCGTGAAGGAAACTTACAAAATGCCTTTCTTGATGCTTGGATTGGATTTGCCCCCACCACCGCTTTTCAAAGATGTGATGGAGAAAAATATAATACCCCAG GTCCCACTTTTCAACATTCTGAAGAAATTTGATGGAGAGACTATCACTGAAGTGGTCCGACCTCGCATATCAAGGATGAGGTATCGAGTCGCCCGATTACCTCAGTATCTTATTCTCCACATCCAACGTTTTACAAAGAACAATTTCTTTGTGGAGAAGAATCCGACTTTAG TGAACTTCCCTGTGAAGAATCTCGAATTGAAAGACTACATCCCATTGTCAACCACCAATGAGAATGAGAGGTTGCGCTCAAAGTATGATCTCATTGCCAACATTGTACATGATGGTAAACCTGGTGAAGGTTCCTACAGGGTGTTTGTACAAAGGAAGTCCGAAGAACAATG GTATGAGATGCAGGACCTTCACGTCTCCGAAACCCTTCCCCAAATGGTTGCACTGTCTGAGACATACATGCAGATATACGAGCAGCACCAGTAA
- the LOC126622977 gene encoding F-box protein SKIP23-like: protein MAQWSDLPHDLVVSIAKRLLLLEDFIVFGAVCRSWKSAATKENFTRTHQVPLLLLPEKKGTTLREFYSLKHGKVFKQNMPELVTGKLFYSSLGWLMTQSDKDSEVNLLHPLNHMCIELPDVETFKNLHSKDEHRKLFGDFIVGKFVLSSSPSWTSDYTVMIHSCKRLAICRPGLGDQQWNIIDSSKTNDRLYFDITYYEGKFYAVDYFGEIYVCETEDPKAPAKTRIIVPRLPYELKSPYIIEKLYLVESAGALLLVMCPLETIECFRVFEVPMSDGNWSNSEVKNLGNRSLFLGCNSSFSVEASNYGCKANCIYYTNRPLQRQQGEDMGIFNMEDGKVESYIKESLNFLTPHLWVEPCL from the coding sequence ATGGCTCAGTGGTCCGATCTTCCTCATGATCTCGTCGTCTCCATCGCCAAGAGATTGCTTCTCTTGGaggattttattgtttttggtGCGGTTTGTAGATCATGGAAATCCGCAGCGACCAAGGAGAACTTTACTAGAACACATCAAGTTCCATTACTTTTGCTTCCGGAGAAGAAGGGCACTACCCTCCGTGAGTTTTACAGCTTGAAACATGGCaaggttttcaaacaaaatatgcCAGAATTAGTTACGGGAAAGTTGTTTTATTCTTCCCTAGGATGGTTGATGACTCAGTCTGATAAAGATTCGGAAGTTAATTTGTTGCATCCTTTAAATCATATGTGCATTGAGCTTCCAGACGTTGAAACATTTAAGAATCTTCACTCGAAAGATGAACATCGAAAACTGTTTGGTGATTTCATCGTGGGGAAATTTGTCTTGTCATCAAGCCCTTCATGGACATCGGATTATACTGTCATGATTCACAGTTGTAAAAGACTGGCAATTTGCAGACCGGGCTTGGGAGACCAACAATGGAACATCATAGATTCGTCGAAAACAAATGATCGATTGTATTTCGATATAACTTATTATGAGGGAAAATTTtatgcagtggactacttcggCGAAATCTATGTATGTGAAACTGAAGATCCTAAGGCGCCAGCAAAAACAAGGATTATTGTCCCAAGGTTGCCGTACGAACTTAAAAGCCCTTACATCATTGAGAAACTATACCTTGTGGAATCGGCGGGGGCCTTGTTGCTCGTCATGTGTCCTTTAGAAACCATTGAGTGCTTCAGGGTTTTTGAGGTGCCAATGAGTGATGGAAATTGGTCGAACTCAGAGGTAAAAAACTTGGGAAACAGAAGTCTATTCCTAGGTTGTAATTCTTCATTTTCTGTTGAGGCGTCAAACTACGGATGTAAAGCAAATTGCATATATTACACGAATCGTCCACTTCAACGTCAACAAGGAGAGGACATGGGTATTTTTAACATGGAAGATGGAAAGGTCGAGTCGTACATAaaagaatcactcaatttcCTAACTCCGCATTTGTGGGTTGAGCCTTGCTTATAA
- the LOC126623958 gene encoding long-chain-alcohol O-fatty-acyltransferase-like has protein sequence MFTEMMKLEGEIPNFIMVWILVVASLSYCHTVGNLTSPGTTRLLAILPVVFFFFYLPLNLTTIFLGGPSSFFLAWLANFKLLLFAFNKGPLATTPPTSIYHFIPLACLPIKFRNDPKNPEKKTERPAQRISNSKPLPKGKKSTLNYVIKALIFATSVQVYHKKQFIHPKILLFLYSIYMYTGLELILALVASLARVFLGVDFEPQFDEPYLATSLQDFWGRRWNIMVSKILHPTVYEPVRKISSRALGKKLAPLPAVIASFFVSAVMHELIFYYIGRTWPTWELTCFFLLHGICVAVEIVIKKAFDGKWRLPAAVSGPLAMAFVVATGVWLFLPSLMVRCEADVMAYREYTAFTEFMKGVSNFVKVNSSFLIVAGK, from the coding sequence ATGTTCACAGAAATGATGAAATTGGAAGGAGAAATCCCAAACTTTATCATGGTTTGGATTTTGGTTGTGGCATCACTATCCTACTGTCACACCGTCGGCAACCTCACTTCTCCCGGCACCACCAGACTCCTCGCCATCCTCCCCGtcgtattcttcttcttctacctcCCTCTCAATCTCACCACCATTTTTCTCGGCGGCCCATCGTCTTTCTTCCTCGCTTGGCTTGCCAACTTCAAGCTCCTCCTCTTTGCCTTTAACAAAGGCCCCCTCGCCACCACCCCTCCCACTTCCATCTATCATTTCATCCCCTTAGCTTGCCTTCCAATCAAATTCCGAAACGACCCCAAAAACCCTGAAAAGAAGACGGAACGTCCAGCGCAAAGAATTTCTAATTCAAAACCTCTCCCAAAAGGCAAGAAGTCGACTCTCAACTACGTGATCAAGGCTTTGATTTTTGCAACGTCAGTACAAGTGTACCACAAAAAACAGTTTATTCACCCTAAAATCTTACTCTTCCTCTACTCCATTTACATGTACACCGGCCTTGAACTTATCCTCGCCTTGGTCGCATCCCTGGCCCGAGTCTTCCTTGGCGTTGATTTCGAGCCGCAGTTCGACGAGCCCTACCTCGCCACCTCACTCCAGGACTTCTGGGGACGCAGATGGAACATCATGGTGAGCAAGATCCTCCACCCGACGGTATACGAACCCGTCCGGAAAATCTCCAGCCGTGCCCTAGGGAAAAAGCTGGCCCCACTACCGGCAGTAATCGCGTCGTTTTTCGTATCGGCGGTGATGCATGAGCTCATCTTCTATTACATTGGACGGACGTGGCCCACGTGGGAGCTGACGTGCTTCTTCCTCCTCCACGGAATATGTGTGGCCGTTGAGATTGTGATCAAGAAGGCTTTTGACGGTAAGTGGCGGTTGCCTGCCGCTGTTTCGGGGCCATTGGCGATGGCATTTGTGGTGGCGACAGGGGTATGGCTGTTTTTGCCGTCTCTTATGGTGCGGTGTGAAGCGGACGTCATGGCGTACAGAGAATATACTGCATTCACTGAGTTTATGAAAGGTGTTAGTAACTTTGTTAAagttaattcttctttcttgatCGTAGCTGGAAAATAG
- the LOC126623990 gene encoding V-type proton ATPase subunit e1-like, which produces MGFVVTTLIFAMVGVIASLMVRICCGRGASANLLHLTLVITAVVCCWMMWAIVYLAQMKPLIVPILTEGE; this is translated from the exons ATGGGTTTTGTGGTTACAACTCTAATCTTTGCAATGGTGGGCGTAATTGCTTCCCTCATGGTCAGAATTTGCTGCGGCAGAGGCGCATCAGCAAATTT GCTCCACCTTACACTTGTTATCACTGCGGTAGTGTGCTGTTGGATGAT GTGGGCGATCGTATACCTTGCACAGATGAAACCACTCATTGTTCCAATCCTAACCGAAGGTGAGTGA
- the LOC126623949 gene encoding uncharacterized protein LOC126623949 isoform X1 translates to MRMSSKREHEGNASVNMEGFESDRKRQKLNEHSLQPPATEGTLLPGFNYGDVDDEDNHRRPPVNGSNGVGGANQKGVQIGGQVEEVEDDDDDDLEQGLYQRRGREIEVRRDCPYLDAVNRQVLDFDFEKFCSLSLSNLNVYACLVCGKYYQGRGRKSHAYTHSLEAGHHVYINLQTEKVYCLPDGYEISDPSLDDIRHVLNPRFTEEQVEQIDKNKQWSRTLDGSDYLPGMVGLNNIKETDFVNVTIQSLMRVTPLRNFFLIPKNYQHCKSPLVHRFGELTRKIWHARNFKGQVSPHEFLQAVMKASKKRFRIGAQSDPVEFMSWLLNTLHADLRTSKKNSSIIFECFQGELEVVKEIPNKGIEKIENVDDQNTGAATANNGIVKETYKMPFLMLGLDLPPPPLFKDVMEKNIIPQVPLFNILKKFDGETITEVVRPRISRMRYRVARLPQYLILHIQRFTKNNFFVEKNPTLVNFPVKNLELKDYIPLSTTNENERLRSKYDLIANIVHDGKPGEGSYRVFVQRKSEEQWYEMQDLHVSETLPQMVALSETYMQIYEQHQ, encoded by the exons AT GAGAATGAGCTCTAAGAGGGAACATGAAGGTAATGCTAGTGTGAACATGGAAGGGTTTGAATCGGACCGAAAGAGGCAAAAACTAAATGAGCATTCGTTGCAGCCACCTGCCACTGAAGGCACTTTACTTCCGGGTTTTAATTACGGCGATGTGGACGACGAGGACAACCACAGAAGGCCACCTGTGAATGGCTCTAATGGGGTAGGTGGCGCTAATCAAAAGGGTGTACAAATTGGGGGTCAAGTTGAAGAAGTagaggatgatgatgatgatgacctTGAACAAGGACTTTACCAAAGGCGGGGGCGTGAAATCGAGGTCAGGAGGGATTGCCCATATCTTGATGCCGTCAATCGTCAG GttttagattttgattttgagAAGTTCTGTTCTCTGTCCCTGTCAAATTTGAATGTGTATGCATGTTTGGTTTGTGGGAAATATTATCAAGGCAGAGGGAGGAAGTCCCATGCATATACTCATAGCCTTGAAGCCGGACACCATGTTTATATCAATCTTCAAACGGAGAAAGTTTATTGCCTTCCCGATGGATATGAAATAAGTGATCCATCATTGGATGATATTCGGCATGTCCTAAACCCAAG GTTTACTGAGGAACAAGTGGAGCAGATTGACAAAAACAAGCAATGGTCCAGGACACTTGATGGTTCCGATTACCTTCCTGGAATG GTGGGGCTCAATAACATTAAGGAGACTGATTTCGTGAATGTCACTATACAATCTTTAATGAGAGTCACTCCTCTAAGAAATTTTTTCCTTATCCCTAAGAATTATCAACACTGCAAGTCTCCGCTTGTTCATCGATTTGGGGAGCTAACAAGAAAGATATGGCATGCACGAAACTTCAAAGGACAG GTCAGCCCGCACGAGTTCCTACAGGCAGTTATGAAAGCCAGTAAGAAAAGGTTTCGAATTGGGGCACAGTCTGACCCAGTTGAATTCATGTCATGGCTGCTTAATACGCTGCATGCAGATCTTAGAACTTCGAAGAAAAATAGCAGCATCATATTTGAGTGCTTTCAG GGGGAACTGGAGGTTGTGAAGGAGATTCCTAATAAAGGTATtgagaaaatagaaaatgttGATGACCAGAATACAGGTGCTGCTACTGCAAATAACGGTATCGTGAAGGAAACTTACAAAATGCCTTTCTTGATGCTTGGATTGGATTTGCCCCCACCACCGCTTTTCAAAGATGTGATGGAGAAAAATATAATACCCCAG GTCCCACTTTTCAACATTCTGAAGAAATTTGATGGAGAGACTATCACTGAAGTGGTCCGACCTCGCATATCAAGGATGAGGTATCGAGTCGCCCGATTACCTCAGTATCTTATTCTCCACATCCAACGTTTTACAAAGAACAATTTCTTTGTGGAGAAGAATCCGACTTTAG TGAACTTCCCTGTGAAGAATCTCGAATTGAAAGACTACATCCCATTGTCAACCACCAATGAGAATGAGAGGTTGCGCTCAAAGTATGATCTCATTGCCAACATTGTACATGATGGTAAACCTGGTGAAGGTTCCTACAGGGTGTTTGTACAAAGGAAGTCCGAAGAACAATG GTATGAGATGCAGGACCTTCACGTCTCCGAAACCCTTCCCCAAATGGTTGCACTGTCTGAGACATACATGCAGATATACGAGCAGCACCAGTAA